One segment of Psychromonas sp. psych-6C06 DNA contains the following:
- a CDS encoding amino acid ABC transporter permease has protein sequence MNLFTPLSWNDAGFILTGVLNTVYISVFAIIVGSLLGVIVGFVRAESNKTINIFLGAVLDVLRSVPLIIQLILFSTFIGAMGFPLDPFTAGAIILSLYTMAFMSEVFRSGFDSVPAAMVKAARSLGMSYSQTVRYIRIPIGMRAVFPSWLGVALSVIKDSALVSVIGYMELLRTAEQLISRTQQPLLILLGVGLFYFMISYPLSRYGKYVERKMEI, from the coding sequence ATGAACTTATTTACCCCACTCTCTTGGAATGATGCCGGATTTATTTTAACTGGTGTCTTAAATACCGTTTATATCTCTGTGTTTGCAATCATTGTTGGTAGCCTTTTAGGTGTAATTGTTGGTTTTGTAAGAGCAGAATCGAATAAAACCATCAATATATTCTTAGGGGCTGTACTCGACGTTTTACGCTCTGTGCCATTGATTATTCAATTAATATTATTTAGTACATTTATCGGTGCAATGGGTTTCCCGTTAGACCCGTTTACTGCAGGCGCTATTATATTATCGTTGTACACGATGGCATTTATGAGCGAAGTATTCCGCAGTGGTTTCGATAGTGTGCCTGCTGCAATGGTTAAAGCTGCGCGTTCTTTAGGAATGAGTTATTCTCAAACCGTAAGATATATCAGAATCCCGATTGGTATGCGTGCAGTTTTCCCGTCATGGCTAGGCGTTGCACTAAGTGTTATTAAAGATTCTGCACTGGTTTCTGTTATTGGTTATATGGAACTGTTAAGAACCGCAGAGCAGCTAATTTCACGTACACAACAACCATTATTGATATTGTTAGGCGTTGGGTTGTTTTACTTCATGATCTCTTACCCGCTCTCGCGTTACGGTAAATATGTAGAAAGGAAAATGGAAATATGA
- a CDS encoding radical SAM protein → MQQFNNELTIMQTNSNADMALNTGAISSPKIVLATLNAKFIHASLGLRYLYANLKELQDCCEIKEFVIQTRPIDIVEKILESKPHIVGFGVYIWNIVETTNVVNLLKVIAPEVKVVLGGPEVSYETEQQAIVQVADYVLTGEAELSFYELCQDIISDNIPQQKIQKSKAVQLTDIEMPYQYYSDEDLKNRILYVEASRGCPFKCEFCLSSLDTKSNPYELTLFLKEMEVLYERGARNFKFIDRTFNLDINTSMKILQFFLDRMTDNLYLHFEVVPDHLPRKLKEMLSQFPEGSLQFEVGIQTFDQQVQENISRKQNNDKSKKNLLWLKEHTTAHIHADLIFGLPGETLESFKLSFDELYQCQPHEIQMGILKRLKGTPVIRHTESFDLRFSPLPPFNILSTDRVDFATMQLVNRFARYWDMIGNSGRFKHSLPHILSSSPFDDFMAISNWLFDKTDQTHKINLKRLYELMSQAVEALFPEKHALIIEKIKLDYASSRLKGHFDTLNLYAGLEKKVTTQSKLLQRQKQHMQ, encoded by the coding sequence ATGCAGCAATTCAACAATGAACTCACCATTATGCAGACCAATAGCAATGCAGATATGGCTTTAAATACAGGTGCTATCTCCTCTCCTAAGATCGTACTAGCGACACTTAATGCCAAGTTTATTCATGCGAGTTTAGGGTTACGCTACCTCTATGCCAACCTAAAAGAGTTACAGGATTGCTGTGAAATCAAAGAGTTTGTTATCCAAACCCGCCCTATAGATATTGTTGAAAAAATTTTAGAATCTAAACCTCACATTGTTGGTTTTGGTGTTTATATCTGGAACATCGTCGAAACAACGAATGTTGTTAATCTATTAAAGGTAATTGCGCCAGAGGTGAAGGTAGTGCTCGGTGGGCCAGAGGTGAGCTATGAAACAGAACAACAGGCAATTGTGCAAGTGGCGGATTATGTTTTAACCGGTGAAGCAGAGCTCAGCTTTTACGAGTTATGCCAGGATATTATCAGTGATAATATTCCACAACAAAAAATTCAAAAATCGAAAGCCGTGCAACTAACCGATATTGAAATGCCCTATCAATATTACAGTGATGAAGATTTAAAGAATCGTATTTTGTATGTGGAAGCTTCACGTGGCTGCCCGTTTAAGTGCGAATTTTGTTTATCTTCTTTAGATACCAAATCAAATCCCTACGAGCTAACGCTGTTTCTAAAAGAGATGGAAGTGTTATATGAACGAGGTGCGCGTAATTTTAAATTTATTGATCGTACTTTTAATTTAGATATCAACACTTCAATGAAAATTTTGCAGTTTTTCTTGGATAGAATGACCGATAACCTCTACTTACATTTTGAAGTTGTGCCTGATCATCTTCCAAGAAAACTCAAAGAGATGCTATCGCAATTTCCCGAAGGAAGCTTACAGTTTGAAGTCGGTATTCAGACGTTTGACCAACAAGTACAAGAGAATATTAGCCGTAAACAAAATAACGATAAATCTAAAAAAAATTTATTGTGGTTAAAAGAACACACAACTGCACATATTCATGCTGATCTTATTTTTGGTCTACCCGGTGAAACCCTTGAAAGCTTTAAACTGAGTTTTGATGAATTATATCAGTGTCAGCCACATGAAATTCAGATGGGTATTTTAAAACGCCTCAAAGGAACACCTGTGATTAGGCACACTGAAAGCTTTGATCTACGTTTTAGCCCATTGCCTCCGTTTAATATTTTAAGTACGGATCGCGTCGACTTTGCAACCATGCAACTGGTTAATCGTTTTGCTCGCTACTGGGATATGATAGGTAACTCAGGTCGCTTTAAACACTCGTTACCACATATTTTGTCAAGTAGCCCGTTTGATGATTTTATGGCAATTTCAAACTGGTTATTTGATAAGACAGACCAAACCCATAAGATCAATCTAAAACGTTTATATGAGCTAATGTCACAGGCAGTTGAAGCTTTATTCCCAGAAAAGCATGCTTTGATCATCGAAAAAATTAAGCTAGATTATGCCTCTTCAAGGTTAAAAGGACACTTTGATACACTCAACCTTTATGCAGGCCTTGAAAAGAAAGTAACGACGCAAAGCAAATTGTTACAGCGCCAAAAACAGCACATGCAATAG
- a CDS encoding transporter substrate-binding domain-containing protein yields the protein MLRMIRVLWLLIMLIPSGAYAKDKVIIAVGEYPPLVSEHLKHYGVTARIVVEAFALEGVDVEYKFTNWARAFHLVNEGAADAIGPILKNKERQTVYDFSDSMLYETQVFFHIKSTDFTWHRIEDLKRFEIGATIAYSYGRAFDIAATTGEISVQRVPSDLQNFKKLFNDRIDIFPQSIDVGYYMLQTEFPSKTTLVTHHPHFVNQSDNYLAFSKKNPRSQHYLTLFNRGLATLKATGKYEQYFQESRNGDYIIK from the coding sequence ATGCTTCGAATGATAAGAGTTTTATGGCTCCTCATCATGTTAATACCGAGTGGCGCTTATGCTAAAGACAAAGTTATCATTGCAGTAGGAGAGTATCCACCGCTAGTCTCTGAGCACCTCAAACACTATGGAGTGACTGCTCGTATTGTTGTAGAAGCTTTTGCATTAGAGGGTGTCGACGTTGAATATAAATTTACCAATTGGGCAAGAGCATTTCATTTAGTGAATGAAGGAGCAGCAGACGCTATTGGGCCAATACTTAAAAATAAAGAACGACAAACCGTGTATGATTTTAGTGATTCCATGCTATATGAAACACAGGTTTTCTTTCATATAAAAAGCACTGATTTTACCTGGCATAGAATCGAAGACCTCAAGCGGTTCGAAATAGGCGCGACAATCGCATACTCCTACGGTAGAGCTTTTGATATTGCAGCTACTACGGGGGAGATATCGGTACAAAGAGTTCCTTCTGACCTTCAAAATTTTAAAAAATTATTTAACGATCGGATTGATATATTTCCACAAAGTATCGATGTAGGTTACTACATGTTACAAACGGAATTCCCGAGCAAAACAACTTTAGTCACCCACCACCCTCATTTCGTTAATCAAAGCGATAATTATTTAGCATTTTCAAAGAAAAATCCAAGAAGCCAACATTATCTAACCCTCTTTAATAGGGGATTAGCAACGCTTAAAGCGACCGGAAAATACGAGCAATACTTTCAAGAATCGCGCAATGGCGATTACATCATTAAATAA
- a CDS encoding inosine/guanosine kinase: MKFPGQRKSKHYFPVSSNDPLLASLRPVPTATSGYIVGIDQILVDIEAKVDISLINKYQLIEGNSTLINDQRAHQLYEELQEKQLISGEFAGGTIGNTVHNYSTLADAKSVLFGVMSKNITVGSYAYRYLCNTSSKVDLNYLQPVDGPIGRCFTLISENGERTFAISKGAMDQLSPIYINQTLIQGASALVLTAYLMRASEGDQITEATLQAIEYAKLTNVPVVLTLGTRFLIESDPQWWKDFIKNNVDILAMNEDEGEALTGFKDPLLASEAALELCDLVLTTAGPIGLYMAGYTENSLKRETSHTLLPGKIPEFNRFEFSRPMLKQHCQDPLKVYAHISPYMGGPEIISNTNGAGDAALSALLHDLASNDFHKLNVPGSSKHINDGLCYSSFSQICKYANRVAYEVLSQHSPRLSKGLPEKEDSLEEAYWER; this comes from the coding sequence ATGAAGTTTCCTGGACAACGTAAATCTAAACATTATTTCCCCGTGAGCAGTAACGATCCTCTGTTAGCGAGTTTACGCCCTGTGCCAACGGCAACATCGGGTTATATAGTAGGTATTGACCAAATTTTAGTTGATATAGAGGCAAAAGTAGATATCTCTCTTATCAATAAGTATCAGCTTATAGAAGGTAACTCTACGCTTATTAATGATCAACGTGCACATCAATTATATGAAGAGTTACAGGAAAAACAGCTCATTAGTGGTGAATTTGCCGGCGGAACAATTGGTAACACAGTGCATAATTACTCCACACTTGCAGATGCAAAGTCAGTTTTATTTGGAGTCATGAGCAAAAATATCACTGTTGGCAGTTACGCCTATCGTTACCTTTGTAATACCTCTTCTAAGGTTGATTTAAACTATTTACAACCGGTTGATGGCCCTATTGGCCGCTGTTTTACACTGATTTCAGAAAATGGTGAGCGAACCTTTGCGATCAGTAAAGGGGCAATGGATCAATTGAGTCCAATCTATATCAATCAAACATTGATACAAGGGGCCTCCGCATTAGTGCTTACTGCATATTTAATGCGCGCCAGTGAAGGGGATCAGATTACGGAAGCGACATTACAAGCAATAGAATATGCAAAACTCACAAATGTGCCCGTTGTTTTAACCCTAGGTACCCGATTTTTAATTGAAAGTGATCCACAATGGTGGAAAGATTTCATTAAAAATAACGTTGATATATTAGCGATGAATGAAGATGAAGGCGAAGCATTAACTGGCTTCAAAGACCCTTTGTTAGCCAGTGAGGCAGCGCTGGAGTTATGTGATTTAGTGCTTACCACCGCTGGACCAATAGGGTTATATATGGCCGGTTACACTGAAAATAGTTTAAAACGAGAAACCTCTCATACTTTATTACCGGGGAAAATACCAGAGTTTAACCGTTTTGAATTCTCTCGTCCGATGCTAAAGCAACACTGCCAAGATCCTCTTAAGGTTTATGCGCATATCTCGCCTTATATGGGTGGACCTGAAATAATCAGCAATACTAATGGAGCCGGTGATGCAGCATTATCAGCGCTCTTGCATGATTTAGCCTCTAATGATTTTCATAAACTTAATGTGCCCGGATCAAGTAAGCATATCAACGATGGTTTATGTTATTCATCCTTTTCACAAATCTGTAAATACGCTAATCGAGTTGCCTATGAAGTGCTTTCACAGCATAGCCCCCGTTTATCAAAGGGATTACCAGAAAAAGAGGACAGTTTGGAAGAAGCGTATTGGGAACGATAA
- a CDS encoding DUF2007 domain-containing protein, which translates to MKMVFSNENRFISNNVKNLIEAQGIATFIKNEFSQGAIGEVSMTDAWPEVWIFDDEDFNQAIEIVECSQTAHAGEEWLCNHCEEANDPSFEICWHCQNDRQ; encoded by the coding sequence ATGAAAATGGTGTTTAGCAATGAAAATAGGTTTATTAGTAATAATGTAAAGAACTTAATTGAAGCACAGGGCATTGCTACTTTTATAAAAAATGAATTTTCACAGGGGGCAATTGGTGAAGTCTCAATGACCGATGCTTGGCCTGAAGTTTGGATTTTCGATGATGAAGACTTTAACCAAGCTATTGAAATTGTTGAGTGTTCTCAAACTGCTCACGCAGGGGAAGAATGGCTATGTAACCATTGTGAGGAGGCTAATGATCCCTCTTTTGAAATTTGTTGGCATTGTCAGAATGATAGACAGTAA
- the putA gene encoding bifunctional proline dehydrogenase/L-glutamate gamma-semialdehyde dehydrogenase PutA — MLFSDSLITDCPIREKIRTFYRIDESIAVDQLLPEAEINVSARSRAWERARKLVLNIRKAQQGNNAIDALLNEYSLSSEEGVVLMCLAEALLRVPDKRTQDELIRDKISQGQWSSHLGHSDSLFVNASSWGLLLTGSMVSYADKRNQGQMGLLKKTVGRLGEPVIRKSMNYAMKVMGQQFVMGETIQAATERAASKEQQGYVYSYDMLGEGARNSQDAQRYYEAYEGAIKTIGEVAQNSGRNDPRRVPGISIKLSAIHPRYEFSHKNRVMDEIVPKLKALCLLAKQFNIGLTVDAEESERLEISLDIIEAVFTDSDLGNWQGFGIALQAYQKRAIFVVDWLRDLTLRSNRKMMVRLVKGAYWDAEIKKAQKDGLSHFPVFTRKSSTDVSYHACANKLLAYRDTLYPQFATHNAYTAATIIELAGDDKAGFEFQCLHGMGDALYDQIVTQENIQCRIYAPVGQHESLLAYLVRRLLENGANSSFVNAIVDESKPVESLLEDPVEKTQRLKTKYNQQITLPINLYRNEGGQGRANAKGLDLSDINDLSNLKDKLDYWLNKQQVMATSLPDQANIVVNPANHQEIIGHHHTTNKNEMLTMISNAQDAFTPWSATPVTERAALLCRIADILERHQEELIGLCIKEAGKVAQDGIDEVREAVDFCRYYAERALELSEDERLEPRGVVLCISPWNFPLAIFLGQIAAAIATGNTVLAKPAEQTSLIALRTLTLMHSVGLPEHVVQTVIAPGSKVGKYIVSDPRIQTVMFTGSTQTGTLISKILATRGGDQVPLIAETGGQNCMIVDSTALPEQVVDDVISSGFQSAGQRCSALRVLFLQEDIADNVINMLIGALAELHIGDPAKLSTDIGPVIDQKALQALNAHADDMQKNGKLLYQCSLSDDVIDSQGHFFFAPRLYEVDSIERLKQEVFGPCVHIIRFKGDQIESVIEQINSTRFGLTMGIHTRIEHRAHELASLSRAGNIYINRNMIGAIVGVQPFGGRGLSGTGPKAGGPSYLLRLVKEKSTPDTNPNNSCESKLAALPEDKQSEQQAILMMNNANSAERQWRETALNTRISHVRQLLAKIAHVEIVDDLADDLNRTLASARAQLIDIDKRLKKPTSLPGPTGESNTLYLESRGNIVCYADEGVSFHYWVQSIVTALATGNSVITVVSDLFYHEALALREKFVATGADENVFQVAKLVHFDTILSHPDLSGVVVDGSSESKQYVSDKLAQRDGAILPVISSEYFDNLIQRLVTEKTVSIDTTASGGNTSLMTLIEDD, encoded by the coding sequence ATGCTTTTTAGTGATTCATTAATTACCGATTGTCCAATCAGAGAAAAAATTCGTACGTTTTATCGCATTGATGAAAGCATTGCCGTTGACCAATTATTACCTGAAGCTGAAATTAATGTCAGCGCACGTAGCAGAGCATGGGAGCGCGCACGTAAATTAGTTTTAAATATACGCAAAGCACAACAAGGTAATAACGCCATCGACGCGCTGCTCAATGAATACTCCCTCTCATCTGAAGAAGGCGTTGTACTAATGTGTTTAGCAGAAGCGTTATTGCGCGTTCCCGATAAACGTACACAAGATGAATTAATACGCGATAAGATCTCACAGGGGCAATGGAGTAGTCACTTAGGACACAGTGACTCACTCTTTGTTAATGCCTCATCGTGGGGATTATTACTGACCGGCTCGATGGTAAGTTATGCAGATAAACGTAACCAAGGGCAAATGGGGTTATTAAAAAAAACCGTTGGACGTCTTGGAGAGCCCGTTATTCGAAAATCGATGAATTACGCGATGAAAGTGATGGGACAACAGTTTGTGATGGGCGAAACTATACAGGCAGCAACAGAGCGCGCTGCATCCAAAGAGCAACAGGGTTACGTTTACTCCTATGATATGCTTGGAGAAGGCGCACGAAACAGCCAAGATGCACAACGCTATTATGAAGCCTATGAAGGTGCAATAAAAACCATTGGCGAAGTAGCACAAAATTCAGGTAGGAATGATCCTCGAAGAGTGCCTGGTATCTCCATTAAACTCTCAGCAATTCATCCACGTTATGAGTTTTCCCACAAAAACCGCGTGATGGATGAGATTGTCCCTAAATTAAAAGCTTTATGCTTACTGGCTAAGCAATTTAATATAGGCTTAACAGTGGATGCTGAAGAGTCTGAACGGCTAGAGATATCTCTTGATATTATTGAAGCGGTATTTACAGATAGTGATTTGGGTAACTGGCAAGGGTTCGGTATTGCACTTCAAGCATATCAAAAACGCGCTATTTTTGTTGTTGATTGGTTACGAGATCTGACTCTTCGTAGCAACAGAAAAATGATGGTCCGCTTAGTAAAAGGCGCTTACTGGGATGCGGAAATTAAAAAAGCACAAAAAGATGGCTTGAGTCATTTCCCTGTATTTACGCGTAAATCTTCTACAGATGTTTCTTATCATGCTTGTGCGAACAAATTATTAGCCTATCGCGACACACTCTACCCACAATTTGCCACACACAATGCTTATACAGCAGCCACTATTATTGAATTGGCCGGTGATGATAAAGCAGGTTTTGAGTTTCAATGTTTACACGGCATGGGCGATGCTTTGTACGACCAAATTGTTACGCAGGAAAATATTCAATGTAGAATTTATGCGCCGGTTGGCCAACATGAAAGTTTACTGGCCTATTTAGTACGACGTTTACTAGAAAATGGTGCCAACTCATCTTTTGTTAACGCGATTGTTGATGAGTCAAAACCCGTTGAATCTCTCCTTGAAGATCCTGTTGAGAAAACCCAGCGTCTTAAAACAAAGTATAATCAGCAGATAACCTTACCCATCAATCTTTATCGTAATGAAGGAGGCCAAGGCAGAGCTAATGCTAAAGGGCTAGATCTCAGCGATATCAATGACCTGAGTAACTTAAAAGACAAATTAGATTACTGGCTTAATAAACAACAAGTAATGGCTACTTCACTCCCAGATCAAGCAAACATTGTCGTTAATCCTGCTAATCATCAAGAGATTATTGGTCATCACCACACGACAAACAAAAATGAAATGCTTACCATGATAAGTAATGCACAGGATGCATTTACCCCTTGGTCAGCAACTCCTGTCACAGAGCGGGCAGCCCTACTCTGCCGTATTGCTGACATTCTTGAACGTCACCAAGAAGAGTTAATTGGTCTGTGTATCAAAGAGGCAGGTAAAGTGGCTCAAGATGGTATAGATGAGGTACGAGAAGCAGTTGATTTTTGTCGTTATTATGCCGAGCGAGCATTGGAATTAAGTGAAGATGAACGCCTTGAACCTCGTGGTGTAGTGTTATGCATTAGCCCTTGGAACTTTCCACTAGCAATCTTTCTAGGTCAAATTGCAGCAGCTATTGCCACAGGCAATACAGTGCTTGCTAAACCCGCAGAGCAGACCAGCTTAATTGCACTTCGCACCCTTACCTTAATGCATTCGGTTGGACTTCCTGAACATGTTGTGCAAACGGTTATTGCTCCTGGTAGTAAAGTCGGTAAATACATTGTTAGCGACCCTCGTATTCAAACGGTGATGTTCACCGGATCAACGCAAACCGGCACATTAATTTCAAAAATATTAGCCACACGAGGTGGTGACCAAGTCCCTTTAATAGCGGAAACTGGTGGCCAAAATTGTATGATTGTTGACTCAACGGCTCTGCCTGAGCAAGTTGTTGATGATGTAATCTCTTCTGGCTTTCAAAGTGCAGGCCAACGTTGCTCAGCACTTCGTGTACTGTTTTTACAGGAAGATATTGCCGATAACGTTATCAATATGTTAATTGGTGCCTTAGCAGAATTGCACATTGGTGATCCGGCTAAATTAAGCACCGATATCGGCCCTGTTATCGACCAAAAAGCATTACAGGCTTTGAATGCACATGCTGATGATATGCAGAAAAATGGAAAATTATTATATCAATGCTCACTCTCTGATGATGTCATTGATAGCCAAGGACACTTCTTTTTTGCCCCTCGCTTGTATGAGGTAGATAGCATTGAGCGTCTTAAACAAGAGGTGTTTGGTCCTTGTGTACACATTATTCGTTTTAAGGGTGATCAAATAGAATCAGTCATCGAGCAGATAAACAGTACGCGTTTTGGCTTAACCATGGGGATTCATACGCGTATTGAACACCGAGCTCATGAACTTGCTTCTCTTTCTCGTGCTGGAAATATCTATATCAATCGAAATATGATCGGTGCGATTGTTGGCGTACAGCCCTTTGGCGGTAGAGGCCTTTCAGGTACAGGGCCTAAGGCAGGAGGCCCTAGCTACTTATTACGCTTAGTGAAAGAGAAAAGCACTCCTGATACAAATCCAAATAACAGTTGTGAATCCAAATTAGCGGCTTTACCCGAAGATAAACAGAGTGAACAGCAAGCAATCTTAATGATGAATAATGCCAATAGTGCAGAGAGACAATGGCGAGAGACTGCCCTCAATACTCGTATCTCTCATGTAAGGCAACTACTAGCAAAGATTGCACACGTTGAAATTGTGGATGACTTAGCTGATGATTTAAATCGAACACTTGCTAGCGCCCGCGCGCAGTTAATTGATATTGATAAACGGTTGAAAAAACCCACCTCATTACCCGGACCAACAGGAGAATCGAATACCCTTTATTTAGAAAGTCGCGGTAACATTGTTTGTTATGCTGATGAAGGTGTTAGTTTTCATTATTGGGTACAATCAATTGTGACAGCATTAGCAACTGGCAATAGTGTTATTACCGTTGTATCAGATCTTTTTTACCACGAGGCACTAGCGTTAAGGGAGAAGTTTGTTGCGACAGGAGCTGATGAAAATGTTTTTCAAGTTGCTAAATTAGTTCACTTTGACACTATTTTATCTCACCCCGATCTATCAGGTGTAGTCGTAGATGGAAGCAGTGAGAGTAAACAATATGTAAGCGATAAACTCGCACAACGTGATGGTGCTATTTTACCCGTAATCAGTTCTGAATATTTTGATAACTTAATACAACGCTTAGTCACAGAAAAAACAGTTAGCATTGATACCACCGCTTCTGGTGGCAATACATCATTGATGACACTTATTGAAGATGATTAA
- a CDS encoding amino acid ABC transporter ATP-binding protein has product MIEIKGVHKSFGDLEVLKGIDLNVNRGEVVSIIGASGSGKSTLLYCINAIEKINSGNIIVDGVDVHDKKTDINQLRQNLGMVFQQWNSFPHLTVLENAALAPQIVKGFSKEKAQEIARKELIHVGLGDKLDEYPTRMSGGQQQRLAIARALAMEPPYMLFDEVTSALDPELVGEVLDTLRLLRDDGMTMICVTHEIAFAKEVSDKVAFFHQGLIEEIGTPQQVLDNPQRERTQQFLSKVL; this is encoded by the coding sequence ATGATCGAAATAAAAGGTGTTCATAAATCGTTTGGTGATTTGGAAGTATTAAAAGGAATCGATTTAAATGTGAATCGTGGTGAAGTGGTTAGTATTATTGGTGCGAGTGGTAGCGGAAAATCGACGCTATTGTATTGCATTAATGCGATCGAAAAAATAAATAGTGGAAATATTATCGTTGATGGTGTCGATGTGCATGACAAAAAAACAGATATTAATCAACTGCGTCAAAATTTAGGTATGGTTTTTCAGCAATGGAACTCTTTTCCACATTTAACTGTATTAGAAAATGCGGCTCTTGCACCACAAATTGTTAAAGGCTTTAGTAAAGAAAAGGCACAAGAGATTGCACGTAAAGAGCTCATACATGTTGGACTCGGTGATAAGTTGGATGAATACCCAACCAGAATGTCTGGAGGTCAACAACAACGGCTTGCAATAGCACGCGCCTTGGCAATGGAGCCACCTTATATGTTGTTTGATGAGGTAACTTCAGCACTTGATCCTGAATTGGTCGGAGAGGTGTTAGACACGTTAAGATTATTGCGCGATGATGGTATGACGATGATTTGTGTCACTCACGAAATAGCCTTCGCAAAAGAGGTTTCGGACAAAGTTGCTTTTTTCCATCAAGGCTTAATTGAAGAGATAGGTACGCCTCAACAAGTATTAGATAATCCACAGCGTGAAAGAACACAACAATTCTTGAGCAAGGTATTATAG
- a CDS encoding amino acid ABC transporter permease: MENYEFHWNVVFNAFPQLLSGAFTTLHVSVLSMLVGIIIAVFLALGKMSTFKVFYHGANIWIEVARNLPALFLIYMAYFGLGAYGIHLSPYLAVFCALVFINAGYLAETFRGGFQSIPATQYSAAKSLGMNQFQVYRYVILPQMFRRIYHPMTNQFVWSILMSSLGILVGMDELSGETQRLQSTSFRTLEFFMMAAVIYFVMTKLVLFSSSLIAKKVFKGEIS; this comes from the coding sequence ATGGAAAATTATGAATTTCATTGGAATGTAGTATTTAATGCATTTCCGCAATTACTTAGTGGTGCATTTACCACTTTACACGTTTCGGTGCTGTCGATGCTGGTGGGTATTATTATCGCCGTTTTTTTAGCTCTAGGGAAAATGTCAACCTTTAAGGTGTTTTACCATGGCGCCAATATTTGGATTGAAGTAGCTCGAAATCTCCCTGCTCTTTTTCTTATTTACATGGCATATTTTGGTTTAGGTGCTTACGGCATTCACCTTAGCCCTTATTTAGCTGTTTTCTGCGCATTGGTTTTTATCAATGCAGGATATCTAGCTGAAACATTTCGCGGGGGCTTTCAATCTATTCCTGCGACACAATATAGTGCAGCTAAGTCCTTAGGCATGAATCAGTTTCAAGTCTATCGCTATGTCATTTTACCGCAAATGTTTAGAAGAATTTATCATCCGATGACTAACCAATTTGTGTGGTCAATATTGATGAGTTCATTGGGTATTTTAGTTGGTATGGATGAGTTATCAGGCGAAACTCAACGATTACAATCAACATCATTTAGAACGCTGGAGTTTTTTATGATGGCTGCTGTGATCTACTTTGTGATGACAAAATTGGTACTTTTTTCTTCAAGTTTAATTGCCAAAAAAGTGTTTAAAGGAGAGATTTCATAA